In the Malania oleifera isolate guangnan ecotype guangnan chromosome 1, ASM2987363v1, whole genome shotgun sequence genome, one interval contains:
- the LOC131166238 gene encoding putative glutamine amidotransferase GAT1_2.1 yields the protein MAPDLSVILPRVLIVSRRTVRKNKFVDFVGEYHLDLIVGYGAAPVIAPRVSGVHMLLDSFEPIHGVLLCEGEDIDPSLYEADGLSEEELDDIRRLHASDTAIDREKDSIELRLAKLCLERNIPYLGICRGSQVLNVACGGTLYQDVEKELSRDLPESQRVAHMDYDNYDGHRHKVRVVENTPLQSWFRDSLAEGDMEIWVNSYHHQGVKRLAQRFVPMAFAPDGLIEGFYDPDAYNPEEGKFIMGLQFHPERMRRPDSEDFDYPGCPSAYQEFVKAVVAYQKKLNSSTCVPKSVKFDKEIEKKRKNIIRSFSIAKNLYTRGRGMPPSKESELEAGAEFLESNTALSLQQENRLKQMGATVRNACSYFERLKVNEGRESVARNVMGKMSVEQLSDLLSFYHMMGNICSEVLERKLQDIVNDLAS from the exons atggcTCCCGATCTCTCAGTCATCCTCCCTCGGGTTCTCATCGTCTCCAGGCGAACCGTTCGCAAGAACAAGTTCGTCGATTTTGTTG GAGAATACCATCTGGATCTGATAGTGGGATACGGGGCCGCGCCGGTGATCGCCCCTCGAGTCTCCGGCGTGCATATGTTGCTGGACAGCTTCGAACCGATCCACGGCGTTCTTCTCTGCGAGGGCGAGGACATCGATCCCTCTCTCTACGAAGCCGACGGTCTCTCCGAGGAAGAGCTGGACGACATAAGGCGGCTGCACGCCAGCGACACCGCCATCGACCGCGAGAAGGACTCCATCGAGCTTAGACTCGCCAAGCTCTGCCTCGAGAGGAACATACCCTACTTGGGGATCTGCAGAGGGTCACAGGTACTAAACGTCGCGTGTGGGGGTACCCTTTACCAGGACGTAGAGAAGGAGCTGTCCAGGGACCTCCCAGAATCCCAGAGAGTGGCTCACATGGACTACGACAACTATGACGGGCACAGGCACAAGGTGAGGGTGGTGGAAAACACTCCATTGCAGAGCTGGTTCAGGGATTCGTTGGCGGAAGGCGATATGGAGATTTGGGTGAATAGTTATCATCACCAAGGGGTTAAGAGGCTGGCTCAGCGCTTCGTGCCGATGGCGTTCGCGCCTGACGGTTTGATCGAAGGGTTTTACGATCCAGATGCTTATAATCCTGAAGAGGGTAAGTTTATAATGGGATTACAGTTTCATCCGGAGCGAATGAGGCGGCCGGATTCTGAGGATTTTGATTATCCAGGATGCCCATCTGCCTATCAG GAATTTGTGAAGGCGGTGGTTGCATATCAGAAGAAGCTTAATAGCTCAACATGCGTGCCAAAATCTGTAAAGTTTGACAAAGAAAtcgaaaagaagaggaaaaacaTAATCAGAAGCTTCTCAATTGCAAAAAATTTATACACCAGGGGGCGTGGCATGCCTCCATCTAAGGAATCGGAGCTAGAAGCCGGTGCAGAATTTCTTGAG TCCAACACAGCTCTGAGTTTGCAACAAGAGAACAGGCTGAAGCAAATGGGTGCCACAGTGAGGAATGCATGTTCTTATTTTGAGAGGCTGAAGGTGAACGAGGGGAGAGAGAGTGTGGCCAGAAATGTGATGGGAAAGATGTCAGTTGAGCAGCTATCTGACCTGCTGTCATTCTACCACATGATGGGGAACATATGTTCAGAAGTGTTGGAGAGAAAGCTTCAGGACATTGTCAATGATCTTGCTTCTTGA
- the LOC131143512 gene encoding uncharacterized protein LOC131143512, with product MIDIKNHLLLKCENKIEDAERRLKEWDFDNKGSSQCYDFWRQKGGKVPWFKEVWKNGSTPKHAFTLWLGIKGKLLTSDKICRGNDDHNCAFCKNETETINHVFFSCSFSSQVWDSIGKWLGIERSMSTLKAAAKWLHKEVKGNGIGVVGKRVGLATTVFFLWHIRNKMRFEHKAIETKELIEVIERHTY from the coding sequence ATGATTGATATCAAAAACCATCTACTTCTGAAATGTGAGAATAAAATTGAAGATGCTGAGCGAAGGTTGAAGGAGTGGGATTTTGATAACAAGGGGTCTTCACAATGCTATGACTTCTGGAGGCAAAAGGGGGGTAAAGTTCCTTGGTTTAAAGAGGTCTGGAAGAATGGAAGCACTCCAAAGCATGCCTTCACACTATGGCTGGGGATCAAAGGGAAGCTACTCACGAGTGATAAGATATGTAGGGGAAATGATGATCATAACTGTGCTTTTTGTAAAAATGAAACTGAAACTATTAATCATGTTTTCTTTAGTTGCAGCTTCTCTTCCCAGGTTTGGGACAGTATCGGGAAGTGGTTGGGAATAGAGAGGTCCATGTCTACACTGAAAGCAGCAGCGAAGTGGCTACATAAAGAGGTAAAAGGAAATGGTATTGGTGTGGTGGGGAAAAGGGTTGGTCTTGCAACTACTGTCTTTTTCCTATGGCACATTAGGAATAAGATGAGATTTGAACATAAGGCTATTGAAACTAAGGAATTGATTGAGGTTATCGAGAGACATACTTACTGA